The genome window TGGATCTCCAAGTGACATGGAGAATTGTTGCAATCCATATTCCAGATATTGACCTTCAATGTTATCCTACTTATTATCCTTATCTCACTAGAATTGTAAGAGCCCCTCAATTAGAACAATAAAGACTTCAGAGATGTCTTTTAGTACTAATTGATTTTTTATCAGAAGCGAAGAACATTATGTCTCCATATCTTCAGCAATTGTTGTATCATGAAGCCCAAGAACAATTTTATAtagctttttttttctcaatttgaTTTTCCAATGCCCAAGGATTTACTTTTATTTATTGGTTCCTTATTGATCATTAGAGTGACTAGTACGGCGCGTCAATCCAGTTTGGCAATATTGTGGTATACGGAAAAAGCAATGCAACCAAAGCTaagaaaaaagggaaagaaaagaaatgtcTCAATTGTCTCTGCTAAGATACTAGTGTCTAGTCAGATATCTAGTGTTTGGCCAAAGCATTTATATTTTAACTGACAGATGTGTCCTTGTCTGGGCTTGGACTTGGTAATATCCAGCATCATTGAAATTCCATGAAATACAATTCCTTTTCATTTTCTGATCTAAATATATTGGGCAGTTTCTTTTTCTGTATGTATCTTCACTGCACTGCAACTAATAGTGCTTGGACCAAATCATTTCTAAGAGGGTATACTTTGCACGCAACTTTAGGGACATGTATAttgtatttatcttttttattttgatggtcCTCCAGTACTTGGATAACTACATGTCTTTTCTCACTTATTACTTAACATTTTAACTGGTTCTGTTTCAGTTCATTGATGATGAATTGCTCATATCTTCATATCCTTATCTATAAATGAACCTTTTTCCTGATTTTTTTTTCAGAGATTCCAACCTATGGAGTTGTGCTGTTTATTTTGATTGTTTTTGGTGTATTCCCAACTATCAGCTCCAAGTAAGcttctttatcatgatttatgaTAATTTTCCAGAAACACATTTTTGGTACTTTTAGTTGTGATTATACTAATTAGTTCTAACCAAAAACAAATGTGCTTTCTCATAACTTATGCTTTCGCAATCTTGCTGTTAAATTTACCATTAAGATAGTTATTGCTCAGTAATTtctattaaattaataaatttatgcTTGAAATTTAATTTAGCAGTTTCTTGAGCTCACAAAAGTCCTTGTTGGATCATAGTGAGCAACAGATGCGTAGCTTTCCTGTTGTTAAGGAGTGAAGCAAAATTAAGGAGCATTggttgatgaaaatcattttttgcAGATACGTGACATGTCAAGTCAATGCCTGTTGATGGATATGCATGCTTGATTGAGCTTATAAAGATTTTCTCTAATTATCTAGCAAGAGTTAATAATAGTAATTACATCTGATTTTGTTTCTGTCAAATCAGAAAATTATGTTATATTTTTGTTAATTACCCACTAACCCTTTCTTTGATGTTGATGTCCCAAGTTGGGATGATTTAAGTTATTCACACCACATATTCTGGCTTGAATTGTAATGTAAGATTCTTAATTGGTTTTAAAGAGATTCTTGAGTATACACTGGTGATATATCGATTATGTAGCATATCCATTTTAAATATATAGTTACTGAAAAAAAATTCAGCCAACCTATCAACAAATTGTATGGTGGGGCAAGTTGCAGTCTCTTTtggtaatggttgaaattttatTGTATGTTATTTCTGCAGCATTAGCAATGTCCGCAAGGTTGTCCAAGCAAGAAAAGGAAGCATGTTGCTCGCACTAGCAATGGTAATTTCTATTTACAAATTCCACCATCTCACATTATCAAGATTTTTTGATGAACTTATTTGTTCTTGCCAGATATTTCCTTTCGTTGTGCTGATGACTGGAGTTCTTATCTGGTTTGAATACAATGAAACTAACTATTTGGATACTGTTCCACGAGCTGTAATTTTGTAAAATGTTGTTGAGAGAGATCTTTGTCTGTGCAGGTCATACTTATCTCCTTCAGATGTTATGTGCAACCATCCACATTTGCTTATAGTTGGAACAGGATTTGCATTTGGTTTTCTTGTGGTAAGATTGCTAACCACTGAACTTGCTAACTGTTGAGCGATCAATCTACTTTAAGAATTTGTGTGTTTGTGCTTGGTGTACTATTTGGTAGCGCTATTGTGAAGCTCAAATCTTAGACATGGTTGGAACCTAGACTGCCTATCTAAGGTTTCATGGCACAGACAAAGGAAACAGCATTTACCTTTGATATATTTCTGGTTCCTTAGTTCAACAGTGGGCAGTAGATAGATATGTGCCTGGAATCTGATGGAACTTGTGGATCTTAGTTATTTGCTTAATTGTTTTCAAGACAAGCTATTTTATACCACAAAGCTACAATTTCTTTGGATCTTGCATTTGTAATTAAGTTGAATTCTTCTTTTTATGATGATGATGGTACTACTGTTTGTTAAACCATTCTCCCCCCTTCAACTTGTCTCTTCATTTCCCATTTTGTTATATATAGCATGGGTGGTTATTTTAGTACCACTAGGCTGCTTTGGGCTGAGGGGCATGTGAATACAACATCAAGTTTGCAAGAGCATGTTGCTCGCTGAACGTTGTGCCACCAAACTGAATTCTATCAGACCTAAAATATGGACTTGCAACCTATGTAGCGATTATTGTTCGATGGTCAAGAAAGGTTGATTGGAGCAGGGAAATTTATTCCAAAATGATTGTACTATTTATATGTGAGGCAGACTGTCGATGTAGATGGTAGTTATCTTATTTGTGGCCATTTATTCTCCTGGAAGATCTAGTTCTTTTGATGGGTAGTCGGTCAGAAGTATCAGTCAAAAGTGAGCTAAGATGATATAAGGTAGAAACAGGAAATTTGAGCTTATTTTAGCAAGCTGAAGAAAGCAGTGATTAAGACCTCAAGATAACTCTTTAGATTACTCAGTTCTGTAGATTTTGCATAGACAGAGTGTGCTATCTGTGTGGTAGTTATCTACCAGAAATATATGAAGGCATTGTCTGAGACTTTTTAATAACCATCATATTCATGGGAAGAGTTGGAGCTGAGAATCATGGGAAGAGTTGCAAATGGCAAGAACTTATCTGTGGACCAAAACCAGTCCATGCCAATTGATTTACTTCAAATGCTTATTATATCGATACAAATCATCTATTGAATATACAACATGGACCTGTCATTTACAGTATGACGTGCATTTATTATTGTGCAACCATTTATGTTAATCTTTCATTCATCACAGAATTTGGTGACACTTACTAGGAGATCCTGTTGCATTCATTTTCACAATGGATGACATGTTTTATAATCAAACATCATGACAATGACAGAAATTGGTAATGATAACTATACAATTATAGCATATTAAGGGAGTTGTGATCATGGAGTTGCAATAATTGAATTTATGAGTAAGACCATTGTGTCATGCAGCATTAACATAATTACCTTTATGGATCTTTAGGGTACTACAGATCCTTGTAATAGAAGAATTTGGCTTCTGTAGGCATTGAATGTTCATTGTGTCACTTTTATTTTGTGTTTTATGTTTGGAAAATCTCATTTGTGTAAATGGCTAGTTGCCTATATATGCCATGTCCATAAATAAGTTTGTGATAATCTATTTTACAATTTTTACCTCTTTTTCTTCTAGAAATATGATAGTGTGCTTCCTCTCTTTACTAGAATTATGAAATTATTGACAGGGGAGGATGATTCTTGCTCACCTATGCGATGAACCCAAGGGTTTGAAGACAGGGATGTGCATGGTACACACCTCTCTCTGAAGCTGTGGTTCTGTGCATCTTGTGTTCTTGTTCTCAATTTTTCTATTAAGTACATCATCAATCACATTTCACTCTTAGGATTTCTGAAACCTTAGTGGATAGGATGTTGCCAATACTTATTTGCCTACTCTTATTGATGTGTCATTTGAACATATTCACTGAGAAATCTTTGTTAACAGTCACTACTGTTTCTTCCTCTTGCCATTGCAAATGCTCTCACCGCTAGGCTCAATGATGGGTACGTTTTTGCCTTTACATAAAAAACATGTCtgcggaaataaaaaaaatattctgcaGTCCAATTCATTTACTTATcggtttttctctttttctacaGAGCTCCTCTCATTGATGAATATATCATTCTTCTTGTGTATTGCTTGTTCACAGGTAATTTGTTTTTTCCATCTTGAGATTATCTGTTATGAAGTGACTTTTCTATGTTACTCCTGAAAGCTTGTTTCaacaaataaaaaactaaaaatgcCTCTGATTTTGGGTAGTAAAAAAATGTCTGTCTCCTTTTCTTAATCCAGCATAATAAAAGAAGGCTTGATATTTCCTTCACATGCTAAAGATCGACTAGCATATAATTGGAATGTTCTTAGTATTAAGTTATGCCCTTCCATAAGAGCAAGATTGGCTCAAACATTATGAGATTTGTGTTCAACTCTTGCTTTTGAACCCCTTTTTcatatttgtctttttttttgtccCCTGGTGCTTTTCATCACGAATCTATTTTATTCAAAACAGTGGGGCTTTACTTGCATTTTGCTACATCTGTCATCCATGAGATAACAACTGCTCTGGGCATTTACTGCTTCAGGTTAGGAAACTTTCCTGCTGTTAATGTGCTGACATTTTGTGACTCAACTGCAAGATTTGAATGTGGTGTGCTGTTTTTGGTTTGACCTACAGGATAACCAGGAAAGAAGCTTGAGAAAGACTTTGACGTGCTGTTCTTAGTGCACGTGTTTATTGTTGATTATTTTTTTACTGAAAGCAGGGCTACCTGACATTCAATCTGTGTGCCATATAAGATGGGTTCCCCACTCTATTAAATCAGTGCTTGTGGGGAATGCTGTGTAGAAGATAAGCCACGTTAGTTAGATAAGATGAGAAATTGTTGTGTCATTATTTTGGTCCTCTGTAGGAATTGACTGTAGCTGATCGATTGTTGTATCACTATCAATTTATCCAATTGTGAGAATGCATGTTATACATGAAGGACCACTACAAAAGTTGGAAAGAGGATAATTGACGTATAAATTCCAAAGAAAATGTTTTGGTTGTGAAAAAACTTTATTGAATAAAACCTTCCTATTTCTCTATTTTCTTCCTTGGATCTGCTCACTTTCATATTATCTGACATGTATAAACGAGCAAACCCAATTGATTTCCTGCCACCCTTATTGCTCAGCCATGTCCCTCATTGTTGATTGATTTGATCGGCTCCCTGCATCGAGTAAGCCAGGACTAACAAGTCCGGCTTCAGATAACCATTATCGCCCTCAAACTCTTGATATGTTTTACTAGAACAGCCATCGCATCCTTCATCTCCTCGAGAACCCCATTTGCGAAATAAGAAAAAGATGATGATGCTTTTAGATAAATATCGCGGACCTCCAATGCGGATCTTCTTCATAAGCAACATCGGTTCGGTCTTGTCGGATGGTTACGTGTATGAGATGATGATGTATTGCAAAAAGCTATGTTCAAATTTTTTGAAAACTAGGATGGTTTCGTTTGGAGGGAAATCACGGACTGTGTAGTGATCAATGCAAGAGGGCAGGGGGTTCTGAGTGACATCATAACTTGTTTCTTTTCCCTCCTttccacaaaaaaaagaaaaagaaaatgccaTCACAACTTTGCCCAAAGCGACACTCTTTCAACTTTGAACGCTCTTctatacatattattattatatccaaTGAATAAACTTCGTCTAAAATCACACTCTCCACTGTGCGAGGAAGCCGTCAAAACTCCACTGTGTGAGCCAGCCATGTCTCCCGAGCATCAGCCGTCGCTGCATTAATAGCATCCTCGGAACCACCTCTGCATTAAGAATGGGGCTTAGCAACTAACTCCCTAGCTGCCCACTGGGCCCCGCCACAGCTCGAAACCAGAAACTCGCAGGACCCAATTAGATCCAAACAAAGATCCCACGTTTCATCTCCTCCCAAACAGACGCCCGTGAAAGATCCCACGTTCCACAGCACGTTTCATCTCCTCCCAAGCGACTGGGCTTTCGCTCGTCATGCCCTCGTCCCCGTGCGGTGCCAACCGGGAAGGGGCAGCAAAAAGAAGAGCGTTCCTTGTTACTGTAGCCCCACCACGTCTCGCATACGCCCAGAAACCACATGCCCATGCGCTTGCTTCACGCAACACGCACCCGGAAATATTTTGTTCTCCTCGCGTCGCGTACTCACTCCTCCTTCACGTGAACGCAGGTGATTACCCCCTCGCTCATCTCGCAGTGCACATTACGACTAATCATCATAACGCCGCCCCCCTCCCACCCCTTTCACATATCCCAATCCCCTGCCCTCGACAACATTACGTTAACCTTCCATCCCCGAACGAGTGTGTAATCCCAGCAGAGTAGCGGTAGAAGTAGCAAAAGAGCCACCGGGGAGAGTCCAAATTGTGTGAGTAATCCCCctacccccacccccaccccacgTTGGTCCCCCTTCGTCATTGGCATAATTATATTTAAGCCTTTACCAACCATTATATGTAAGCACAACTATAATTTCATGGCATTTAGGTCTTTTTTCCTATTCTTCGTAACCAGCAATTCCaaccaaaaattaaaatttagagaaataagGTGGAAAGGATTCGTAGGGACgatcaaatctattttttttccctTAGTTGGTCCATCTATATTCCCTTGTCTCCATTTCAATTAAAAAAGCTTTTACGAGCTGCTGATTCTTTTTTTTGTCTGAGCTATAATAGTTTTTCTTCCAGTCGGAGCTTGTTGAGTACGATGAAATGTATATGTACTGGCACAAGTAATCAGGAGTCTTCACAGTATGCTTTGGATCCAAAGTATAGCTGGGTATAACTGAGAGCAGCGCCGTAGCAGGGAAACCCATGTGGATACTGTGGACTCATTATAAAGCAAAGGGAACCAGAAAAGTAAAAGGCCGAGTAAAAGAAGCGCAACTATGTGGGttggtgtgtgtgtgagagagagagagagagagagagagggagagagagctgTCGGGTGTTTTCTATGGAAACAGACGAACTGTGACTGCCGTTTCCCCCTTTTACTTTTACCCCTCCCCTGCTTCGTTGCTgcatccagagagagagagagtgtgcgcGCGCGTCATATATAGAGCTCTTTAGCTCgcctgccttcttcttcttccatctctCTTGCTCTCTGCTTTTGGTGGCAGGCGGAGTAGTTGGGGCGCTCCCAACGAACCAAGGCAGAATCAAGAGACGCGAGAGGGAGGTTTTGGCTTCGCTGGCGCCGCACGATGGTGAGCCTGCCGTccgacgaggaggaagaggaggaggagtacGCCTCCGACATACAGAGCGAGCGATGTGAGAGCTATAGCCCCAGCGCTGACGTCAGCGAGTCCGAGTCCTCGGGTCGCGTCGggcgcgccgccgccgccgccgccggggcCTCcagctccttctcctcctccccgcCGCTGGCCCCTGCCAGAGCGGCGCTGTTGCCTGGGGTGCCTCATTTGGTGTTCTGGGAGTCGAAGTTGGAGAAGAGGGAGGCCGATTTCTCTGGTTCGTAACCTATCTCCTCATCCCCAGCAAATGTGCTTAGCTTCGAGATCTGAGAGAAGCTCCTCTTGATCAAGATCGATTAACCACATAACCACTTATTTCAGAAGTGGAGATGATGAAGGAAAGATTTGCCAAGCTTCTGCTCGGCGAAGACATGTCCGGCGGCGGCAAAGGGGTCTGCACGGCGCTTGCCATCTCGAATGCGATAACGAATCTTTCCGGTGAGATCCATTTGTGTCATTCGATCTGCAGGTGTTCGTGTGCTATCTCGTTCGATTGCTACAAAACCACTACTGTCTTCAGCTACTGTGTTCGGAGAGCTTTGGAGATTGGAGCCCCTTGCGCCGCAGAAGAAGGCAATGTGGCGCCGGGAGATGGATTGGTTGCTCTGTGTGAGTGATTCCATCGTGGAGCTCATCCCTTCCATCCAAGAGTTCCCTGGCGGCGGGACCTTCGAGGTGATGGTCTCTCGCCCCCGGGCTGACCTCCACATGAACCTCCCCGCTCTCAAGAAGCTGGACGCCATGCTTATCGGAATACTGGATGGGTTCCAAGACACCGAGTTCTGGTATGTGGATCGGGGGATATTGGTCGCCGATGAGGATGGAAGTGGGTCTTGCCCATCTTCCTCATTTGGTAGGCCGTCATTGCGCCAGGAAGAAAAATGGTGGCTACCATGCCCAAGGGTTCCGCCCAAAGGCCTGTCCGAGGATTCAAGGAAGAGGTTGCAGCAATGTAGGGATTGTGTGAATCAGATACTCAAGGCGTCCATGGCAATCAATAGTGGAGTGCTTGCCGAGATGGAGATCCCTGATGCCTATATTGAAACCTTGCCCAAGGTAAAACACATGATGATTTAGCTTACTGATTGATCTAATAAGACACTGAATTTGAATGTGTATAGGATAAAGGACATGAGTAATTCTATATTCTTTAGATGTTGCCAATGACCTATTTCTTCATTATTTTTAGGTctcataaaatattcatgaacATCTAAAGCTTATAAGTAAATGCTCCTCACTAAGATGGTCTTTTAATTTGCACTAATTAATTCTAAATTTTCGTCACCAGATTTAAGTTGAACTCAGTTCATTCTAACTTTTTCTAGGCAGTATTCATATGCTTAATCTAatctctgcttttttttttttaaaggacaATATGAACTTAAGCTGACATTATAAAGAACTTTGGGTGGTAGAATATTTTGCCATAAAAGATTTCTTGGATTCTCTTATGACAAGTTGTCTTAGCCATTTTTACACTACTGGTTATATCCAGATATAGGTCTACCTTTGGGGGCAAATAGGTGTCAAACGTCACAAGCATCGATGGATAATAGTTCGTATTGAATGTTGTTAATCAACCTGATACATAGGTCATAAACATTTACTTGTTAAAGGATTGGAGTCAATTAAGTAAGCACACATTTGTATGTGTCATGTTTGTGGTTGCCAGAGCTAATCACAAGTGCCATAGGATTGGATTCAAAAGTAGATGAAGAGCAAGATGGGATCTGAATTGGTATCATTTAGCAGCCCTGTTGGTGTAAACAAATTGTCACTGTCCAAGGAATAATAAAGTGTAAAGTAGAGAGTCGTGGGAAAAGGGATACTGTCAAATGGTATAGTTGTTGAGAATGGCATGGAAGGTTTTTCCTTGGAGAACGATAAGTATAAGTGAAGGTTTGCTCCATATAGAAGATGTTTTAAGCTATCTATATTATGCAATTTGTGACATCATTATTGTTACGTCTCTTGCTGAAATGTGAATCATGAAAAGAAGCACATCATAGTGACTTTAGTCATTAAATGGAAGAAAAGACAACTCATGTGGAATGAAAGAAATGTAGTTGGAAATAATAAATTGTGAGTATTATTGTTGAAGAAAAGATTATGTGGAAGCTGCATACTTGATTAAATCATGATCTTTGAATAAGGGGTCGAATAAAGAGATTACGAGCAGATAGGAAATTTTGATGTTGCTGATAACGATTCAGCCACCCGTTAGGAAATACGAGGCAGAAAACTTGAAATTAGCTTTGCAGAAAGAACCTGATTAAGGAAAGAACAAGAATGACTGCAGTATTCAATGACATGAAGaggggaagagagagaaagagggatcTTGAACTAGGAAGATGAAAAGAAACATATAGAGCAGAAGAAGCACACAAGTTGTATTGATGGCTAACGTGCATGGCATAACCTGTACTTTTGGAAGTAAAAAACTATTGGCAAGTTAGATGCGGCCGATGTCATGTATCTCTTATTGAAATCTTGTTTATAGGAAGTAgacgaattttaacttgtgaGACAAATGTATACATGAAATCTCTTATTGAAATCTCAAGTATTAAATGCCAATACCTAATGTAAAATGTGAAATCAGAAATTATAACGTTAAGTGTGAAAGCTATGGCTATAAAGCCTTACAGATCTTAAATAGTAAGTACAGAAGAATAATGGAAGGCTGCATTAAGGAAAAATGAATGCATAGTGAACTAGTCCTCCATGACATTTTTTTTGATATCCAGAGGGAAACAGAAGCACTACAAAGAATCTGGAAGCAAGGATGGAGAATCTATTGTACTGCTGTTTGTGCAAATAGCTGCCCACTTTATTGCACGAGTGTCTTCTCATGCTTCTTATCTGAAAGACAGCACATGCTTCTCATGGATCAATAAGAAGCCTTCTAATCCCTTATGGTCACCTTATTCGTTAGATAGCATGTTGTCTGACAGAAGTGAAGCTAGTAGGAGTGCTCAGTGATTTTAGTTGTCGGATGTGTGAAGCTCTATGCGGTAGGTTGTTGAATACTCTGGTTCTTGTAACTCAAGATATAATCGAGCTCTCTGTCATGTGGTCAAAAGAAAGCGAAGTAACACAAGCTTGTGATTTTAATTTCCAACAATTTCAACAGGTAGCCATTTATGGCCCTGTGATCAGGTGTATTCATATGTTATTGAGCCCTTGCTAAGCACCAAACAGTTGGTATATCTGGTGCATCCAGAGAAAGGACCTGGTTTTAGATTAACGAAAATCAACAGGACTTGAGGAATCCTTTTTAGGCTTGTCCAAATTCAATGACCTGATCAAGGAATTAGATTATGACTGAATTACCTGAGTTGGAGACTTCATATTATTGCCTTCCTTTGCTACTCAAATTTCATTgtggctcaaaattattgtacaaAATAATTCTAGAGAATTCAATAAACAGAAAATAAATTAACCGAGAAGCTGATTTGAAAGATAGCAAACAGAAAGATAAATTAATAGTTGGGCCAATTACTTTTGTGCTGCGGTTAGTCAGAGGCTTGTTGACAATTGGATGTGTGGCTATAAGTAGTATGTAAGGGTTTAGGGAATGGATCCATATGCATGCCTTTTTTACTTGAAGCCATCTGTAATTGGATAGtgttcttgttgaaaagaatgatGATATTAAAGGACAGCAAGCACTATGATATTAGTGCTACCGTATCATGGCTTACTTGATATCAGGTTAACTATCCAGCTATTTGTCAGAGTTACAAGTTATGAAGCAGTACTTGTAGTCCTTTTCGTCGACTCGAAGCGCTTGATGAAAAAAGGTCTGCCACTTCACAGTTGTTCTTCAGCTGGTGATGGGTGCTCTATTTAGCAGCTATTTCAATTTGAGATCAACAAACCATAGTCACCCTGTTCTTGTTGTAAACTTGTGGATACTCTTCTGTTCAGCATGCTGACATAATTCTTTTGTTTGATTTGTGTGAGCAGTAGTGTTTGTTGCTTTATTCACATGGTGCTTTGCTGAAGGCATCCTAAGATTGACATTTTTATTGCATTGGTAAAATAGGATTCTGCACTGTTTTCTTCCTGTAGTTTATTAAAATGcacccatcttaaaaacatttgtTGGTCTAAATATTTTGCAAGTGTAACTTTGCTCCTATTGTTACTGTTTGCAGAGTGGAAAATCATGCTTGGGTGAGATAATTTACAACTATATAACAGCTGAACAATTCTCACCAGATTGCCTTTTGGATTGCTTGGACCTGTCATCCGAGCATCACACACTAGAAATAGCAAATAGGATTGAGGCAGCAATTCACGTTTGGAGACTGAAAGGCCAAAGAAGACATTCTCAAGTTAAGGCGAAAACGGCATCTTGGAAAGGAAAAGTGAAGGGTTTTGTTGCTGACACCGAAAGGAGTCAATTTCTAGCAGAACGAACAGAGGGTTTGTTCCAGAGCTTGAGAATTCGTTTTCCTGGACTCCCCCAGACAGTTGTAGATATGAACAAGATTCAGTACAACAAGGTATTCATTAGTGACCACTTAGAAAGTGATGGCAATAATAATTACAGAGTCATGATGTTTTTGGTTGACCCCTCATTTTGGATGCTTCATTCACAGATTTTATCGAGAGGATGACAATGTTTTTGTTTATTCTGCACTGCAACATTCTTTGAACAATAAGAGCCAAACATTACACtgaattttctcttttgtaggatgTGGGGCAGTCAATTCTTGAGAGCTATTCCAGAGTTATGGAAAGTTTGGCATTCAATATCATGGCAAGGATCGATGATTTGATCTTTGTGGATGACGCAACAAAAAAATGTGCAGTCGCTGAAGCTGTTTCGATATTCAACCGGGGAGGATCAGGAGGACTTCCAGTTCAGAAAAGGATCTCACCCAGTCCCTTCTCAATTCAGAACACACCTTATGCCTCACCATTTGCAACACCCACCTTTTGCTCTTCAACCCCGGTGATCGGAAGCCCTCTAAGACTGCAAACTTTGGTAAGTAAAAAGAGCACCCAGTGTCCACCACAAGAGGGGAAGATCATCTCTGGTGATCTGGAGAAGGTATGGTCATACACTGGCAACCTGAGCGCCAGAAGAGATGCAGGAGACGCCCCCGAAAGGGACTAACTTCAAAAACAAAAGTCGGACGCCTGAGGAATCTACGACATGAGACTTTTGTTGCCCGGTTGGTGGGTTGAGTTATGTACAGAGATGCAATTGCAGATATCAGGTTTTGTCCCTCTTTTAGTCTTAGCTGAATCTTCTTAGTTTGTAGACTTGTTACTAGTGAAAACTGATGGCTCTTTGGCAAAACATGTGTACGATCTGGTAGGTAGGTAATGAAATCATGCTCAGACAAATCTACCATTAGCAGAAAAGTTTGCCTTTGGTCGACCGGGTATGTGAATTAAAATCAGCTGTTCTCACAAGTAGTACGTACTTGATGAATTCAACCATAACTCGCTCTTATTTTAGATAAGATGTGGTATGTGAATTAAAAACTAAATTTTTTGGACTATGATTAGTACTTACTAAGCAGTGATTtactcatattattattattattattatcttttaatcTTTTTAAATTATACAGTAAAATATGATGAATTAATTattgattaattataaattaaattatatacTAATTATTTCGTGAAAATtatttgttttgattttgacttTACATATTTATAGAAAAATCCATAACATTACGACATTATGCTTTCAAATTTTCACTGGGCTGCAAGCGTTACAAAACGAATCGATAGATAATTACAAAGAATTAGATCAAATatttatctcttcaaatgatccAACCGTTAAAAAGAATAGATTTTTCAGATGGAAACAGTTATCTCTCTCCCCAAGTCTGCCTTCTCTCGGATTCGTTTCAGAAAGAATCGGGTGAAACTGAAGTCTCATGCTTTCGAAATTTATGGCCCACAAAGTTGATTTGTGGTGTGGATTTTACTCCAATGTTAACATCC of Musa acuminata AAA Group cultivar baxijiao chromosome BXJ2-3, Cavendish_Baxijiao_AAA, whole genome shotgun sequence contains these proteins:
- the LOC103978314 gene encoding rop guanine nucleotide exchange factor 1 gives rise to the protein MVSLPSDEEEEEEEYASDIQSERCESYSPSADVSESESSGRVGRAAAAAAGASSSFSSSPPLAPARAALLPGVPHLVFWESKLEKREADFSEVEMMKERFAKLLLGEDMSGGGKGVCTALAISNAITNLSATVFGELWRLEPLAPQKKAMWRREMDWLLCVSDSIVELIPSIQEFPGGGTFEVMVSRPRADLHMNLPALKKLDAMLIGILDGFQDTEFWYVDRGILVADEDGSGSCPSSSFGRPSLRQEEKWWLPCPRVPPKGLSEDSRKRLQQCRDCVNQILKASMAINSGVLAEMEIPDAYIETLPKSGKSCLGEIIYNYITAEQFSPDCLLDCLDLSSEHHTLEIANRIEAAIHVWRLKGQRRHSQVKAKTASWKGKVKGFVADTERSQFLAERTEGLFQSLRIRFPGLPQTVVDMNKIQYNKDVGQSILESYSRVMESLAFNIMARIDDLIFVDDATKKCAVAEAVSIFNRGGSGGLPVQKRISPSPFSIQNTPYASPFATPTFCSSTPVIGSPLRLQTLVSKKSTQCPPQEGKIISGDLEKVWSYTGNLSARRDAGDAPERD